CACTTCCAGAGTCATCTGGCGGCAGGCCTCTTCATACCCTTGACCGCCCCAAGTAGTCTCACACCAGCTGGTTACTCCAGTTACGCCTTCTATGTCTGCGCTGATAAATACTTTCATCAGACCATCTCTCCCTTCTTATAAAAATTCCTTTAAAGCAAGGGCTTCCTTCCCCCGAATTCCCTTGACAGTCTCTGCGTGATAAAGGGAACTGACCACCGCTTCCTCCACGGCTTCGGCTGTAGCCTCAAAGACTTTGTCTATGGCATCATCGTGAAACATTTTCATCTCAATAATGTTCTTTTCACTATAATGGGGCATGATGTTAGCAGTAGAGAAAGCAATAGCAATATCTCCGCTGCCATTTCCCAGAAAGGAGCCGGTTCTGCTCAAGGCCACCACCGACCGCTTTGCTACCCGCTTCAACTGCCGCTCATTAAGTGGTATATCCGTGGCAAGCACAATAATTACGGAGCCTTTTTCCGCCTCACTTCTCGGTACTTTGTTCCGGGTGTCGATTCTCCTGCCATCAATCATCAGATTTCCCGACATGCCGAAGTTAGACATTAAAATGGCACCGATGGTGTAATGCTGACCGTCGCAGAGCACCAGCCTAGAGGCCGACCCGATTCCGCCTTTGACCCCCAGGCAGCACATACCTGTCCCAGCGCCCACTGCTCCCTCTTCAAAAACTGCTCCACAGTCTCCCAATGCCTGAAGTACATGGTCTTCGTCGACATGCATCCCCCGGATATCATTGAGCTCTCCGTCGTTGCACTCTGTGACAAGGCAATTTACCGTGCCGGTAGTGGTTCCGATGTCCGAATTTTCCTTTAACATATACTTTGTCAAGGCGTTAATGGCCGTACCTACACCAAAAGTATTAGTCATGATAATGGGGGTCTCAATATTGCCCAATTCTTCCACCTGAACTAACCCCACACTTTTACCGAAACCGTTTATAACAGAGCTTCCAGCCAACACCTTGTTCCTGAAAAGATTTCCCGTATGGGGCAGGATAGCCGTGACACCGGTATGAATATTTTTCTCCGGTTCCTTTAAGGTCACATGACCTACCTGCACCCCAGGCACATCGGTAATCAGGTTTCTTTGACCTTTTTCAAACCTGCTGCGAATGCTCACTTGACAATCTTTAGGTAAACCCATTTCTTGTGCCTCCTCACTTATGCTTTTGTTTTTTCTTCTTTCAGTCTTTTATCAAATATAAAGTAAACTACTGCACCTACAGCCGGAACAACCAAACCGATTAACGCGGTAACCGGGTCCTCCATCAAGGTATTGATCATCAGTCCGGCGAACAAGGCGATGGAAATAATAACAGTAACCGGATACCCCCAAGCCTTATACGGACGCTCTAGGTTCGGATACTTCTTCCGATATACAATGACCGCCACCACGCAGAGTACGTTAAATAGCATGCCGGCAAAGACTACCAAAGAGGTCAGCTGGTCTAAATTTCTTAAAAGGACCAGCACGATGGCGATAAGGGCCTGGCTGCACAGTGATACGGTAGGTACCTTGGATTTTGGATGCAGCATACCGTGGTTCTTAAAGAAATGTCCCTCCTTCGCCATGGCGTAATAGTAGCGGGGAAAAGCGATGATCATGCCGTTTAACGCACTGAACATGGCAATCAGCATGGTAGCCAGCACTAGGCCGCCGCCAATGCCTCCAAATACTCTCTTGGCAACTTCCGTTCCCAGGTATAGGTTCCCACTTTCAATCATGCTTACCACTTCTGCATGGGGGAGAACCTTGTAAAGGGCAAAGTTAAACAGCGTATAAATTACGGTGATTGCACCGATGCCGATTAACAAGGCCTTTGGCAAATTCCTCGCCGGGTCCTTCATTTCTTCTGCCACAGAGTTCAAATTGGTCCAGCCTTCATAGGCCCAAAGAGTTGCTACCGTAGCAAAGGCTATCATGCCAATAATGGCGCTAAAGCTTATCTCTCCGCTGCCGGCAGGAATCAAACTTAAGTCAGGGTGTTCCTTACCCAGGAGGATAGCCCCAAAAATAATGATGACAATAGGAATTAACTTTGCTACCATGGAGACATTCTGCAAAATAGTTCCCTGCTTAATCCCCAGCGAATTGTACGCCGTCAAGGCCAGAATCAAAGCAATGGCGATACCCTTGATGGCAAAATCGGATAAAGATATGTATCCTCTCAAGGCCGTAGGCAAAGCAATCGCCAAAGCAGAAATCGAACCAGCTCCGCTAAGCAGCCAGCTGGTGAAACCGAACATGTAACCCACTACCGGATGATACGCTTCATCCAGATAGATAACCATACCCCCGGTCTTCGGGCAGGATGCCCCCAGTTCGGCAAAGCATAAGCCTCCCAGCAAAGAGACGATTCCTCCTACTATCCAGCACAGCAGGGCTAACCCCATGCTCATGTGAGTTCGCTCCAATACGTATGAGCCTAAATAAAAAATTCCTGAACCAATCATGATTCCGCCGATGATGCTCACACCGCCAAAGAGACCGATTTCCTTTTTAAAACCTGAGTCGTTGGTTGCTGCATGCAAATTGCTCTTTGAACTCATAACTTTTCCTCCTCAATTATAATTTACAGTCTGAGACTATATATTAAGATAAAGCAAGAACAATGCCAATTTATAAATATATAAAAACAGCCAACTAAACAAATTTTATAAGGCAATCCTTTCGCCAAAATCTCGTTTAATCCTTTTTAAATAGATTATATCTTATTTACATTTCATTTGCCGGCGCTTTGTGATCAATCATTAATTCGAATTAAACAAGAACCGATTCATTAAAGAGGGAACTAAGGTCTCTGTTCCCTAGGGCTTCTACCCCAGTGCGCTAAGTTGAGCACTGGCTATCTGGTACGATAATTGCAGGACTTTATATAAAGTCAACTTAATTCAGGAGGTATAAAACACATGAAAGATAAAATTGCTGCCCAAGAACCCCTCATCTTGCGGGAAATGGATTTCTGGCAGGTGCCGGGCCTAGCCCTAACCGTGGTAAAAAAGGGGCAGGAGCCTTATACAAAGGCCTTTGGCTGGCGGGACAAGGAAAGGGATTTAAAAG
The genomic region above belongs to Aminipila butyrica and contains:
- a CDS encoding DmpA family aminopeptidase, producing MGLPKDCQVSIRSRFEKGQRNLITDVPGVQVGHVTLKEPEKNIHTGVTAILPHTGNLFRNKVLAGSSVINGFGKSVGLVQVEELGNIETPIIMTNTFGVGTAINALTKYMLKENSDIGTTTGTVNCLVTECNDGELNDIRGMHVDEDHVLQALGDCGAVFEEGAVGAGTGMCCLGVKGGIGSASRLVLCDGQHYTIGAILMSNFGMSGNLMIDGRRIDTRNKVPRSEAEKGSVIIVLATDIPLNERQLKRVAKRSVVALSRTGSFLGNGSGDIAIAFSTANIMPHYSEKNIIEMKMFHDDAIDKVFEATAEAVEEAVVSSLYHAETVKGIRGKEALALKEFL
- a CDS encoding APC family permease gives rise to the protein MSSKSNLHAATNDSGFKKEIGLFGGVSIIGGIMIGSGIFYLGSYVLERTHMSMGLALLCWIVGGIVSLLGGLCFAELGASCPKTGGMVIYLDEAYHPVVGYMFGFTSWLLSGAGSISALAIALPTALRGYISLSDFAIKGIAIALILALTAYNSLGIKQGTILQNVSMVAKLIPIVIIIFGAILLGKEHPDLSLIPAGSGEISFSAIIGMIAFATVATLWAYEGWTNLNSVAEEMKDPARNLPKALLIGIGAITVIYTLFNFALYKVLPHAEVVSMIESGNLYLGTEVAKRVFGGIGGGLVLATMLIAMFSALNGMIIAFPRYYYAMAKEGHFFKNHGMLHPKSKVPTVSLCSQALIAIVLVLLRNLDQLTSLVVFAGMLFNVLCVVAVIVYRKKYPNLERPYKAWGYPVTVIISIALFAGLMINTLMEDPVTALIGLVVPAVGAVVYFIFDKRLKEEKTKA